One genomic region from Sphingobacterium multivorum encodes:
- a CDS encoding glycosyltransferase family 4 protein: protein MRKVAFFTEILVEDFDGASRTMFQLINRIDQQKFNYFFIYGGGPTQFRNFHSYKVPTFKIPVNDDYCLAIPQLIKKKLELALDKFAPDMIHIATPSLLGFFALNYAKRKGIPVLTIYHTHFISYIAYYFKNILPLVKPTEQWMKKAMNNFYNKCDIVYVPTKSILNELQQIGLQQEGLKLWQRGIDTALFTPQKKNLSQLQTITKNDKPTILFVSRIVWEKNIKTLIEIYQQIQAQNLDYNFIVVGEGTAKIIAMQEMPKAIFLGKKNHDELAILYASADAFVFTSVSETYGNVVVEALASGLPCVIANGGGSASLIQHGKNGFKCQPENAAGYVYYLKKILSDASLKRNLVIEGLSYVRQLDWNRLAGRYFNDIELLIDKTQEVDLAWAN from the coding sequence ATGAGAAAGGTAGCCTTCTTTACAGAGATACTCGTCGAGGATTTTGACGGTGCATCACGAACAATGTTTCAGCTGATAAACCGTATAGACCAGCAGAAATTCAACTACTTCTTTATTTATGGCGGCGGCCCTACGCAATTTCGGAATTTTCATTCTTACAAGGTACCCACCTTCAAAATACCGGTCAATGACGATTATTGTCTCGCTATTCCACAGCTTATTAAAAAGAAACTTGAGCTCGCCTTAGATAAATTTGCTCCCGACATGATCCATATTGCCACTCCTTCCCTTTTAGGTTTTTTTGCATTAAATTATGCCAAACGGAAAGGTATTCCTGTCCTTACAATCTATCATACACACTTCATTTCATACATTGCCTATTATTTCAAAAACATATTACCCTTAGTCAAACCGACTGAACAATGGATGAAAAAAGCAATGAATAACTTTTACAACAAATGTGATATTGTCTATGTACCGACCAAATCCATTCTAAATGAATTACAGCAGATCGGCTTACAACAAGAAGGATTAAAGCTGTGGCAAAGGGGAATAGACACAGCTCTGTTTACCCCCCAAAAAAAGAATCTATCTCAACTGCAGACCATCACAAAGAATGACAAACCAACAATCCTTTTTGTCAGTCGTATCGTCTGGGAAAAAAATATTAAAACGCTTATTGAAATCTATCAACAGATACAGGCCCAAAACCTCGACTATAATTTCATTGTTGTCGGTGAAGGAACAGCCAAAATAATTGCGATGCAAGAGATGCCAAAAGCCATTTTCTTAGGAAAGAAAAACCATGATGAACTCGCAATTCTATATGCTTCAGCCGATGCCTTTGTTTTTACGTCGGTCTCAGAAACGTATGGAAACGTCGTTGTCGAAGCATTAGCATCCGGACTTCCTTGTGTTATCGCCAACGGCGGAGGCTCGGCCTCCTTGATTCAGCACGGAAAAAATGGATTTAAGTGTCAACCTGAAAATGCGGCTGGATATGTTTACTACCTCAAAAAAATTCTCTCCGACGCAAGCTTAAAAAGGAATCTCGTCATTGAAGGCCTATCCTATGTTAGGCAACTGGATTGGAATAGACTAGCTGGACGCTATTTTAATGACATTGAACTATTGATAGACAAAACACAGGAAGTCGATTTGGCATGGGCAAACTAA
- a CDS encoding lysylphosphatidylglycerol synthase transmembrane domain-containing protein — protein MGKLTNPSKLIKGIFLLLILVSITIFLAKSDLNALKKELSSVGYRFIVILFTTCAAYFLGTLAWWICLGSAKKKVNLLELFAVRQIGETVGLFNPTSIIGGDLLKAQLITRYDIPLKEGLNSVAISRITAVLSQLTLFLIAMIWLIFSPLKNEIIRYAGPVIYMICMFLFLLMILILYWLIAAKSPSQTKASTATPFGKAQAHVQSLLWSVKDFYKHQNKVFWYSYLLFALHWIIGSLEFYYILQFLGVSVQPIHGLIVDMSVIVLKSIGAFIPGQLGVEEIANKLLLHMIGITGGSIWLSASLLRRGRQLTWVALGFIFYLCIKKKPVHVPL, from the coding sequence ATGGGCAAACTAACAAACCCAAGCAAACTCATCAAAGGTATTTTTTTACTTTTGATTCTGGTGTCCATCACGATCTTTCTAGCGAAAAGCGATTTAAATGCGTTGAAAAAAGAGCTCTCCTCTGTTGGTTATCGCTTCATTGTTATTTTGTTTACAACTTGCGCGGCCTATTTTTTAGGTACATTAGCTTGGTGGATATGTTTAGGCTCTGCAAAAAAGAAGGTCAATCTGCTCGAACTCTTTGCCGTCCGTCAAATCGGGGAAACCGTTGGACTATTCAATCCCACAAGCATTATCGGTGGCGATTTATTAAAGGCACAATTGATAACCCGTTATGACATTCCTTTAAAAGAAGGATTGAATTCGGTTGCAATATCCCGTATTACTGCCGTACTGTCTCAATTGACACTCTTTTTGATTGCTATGATCTGGTTGATATTTTCTCCTTTAAAAAATGAAATTATACGCTACGCAGGCCCAGTAATTTATATGATCTGTATGTTCTTATTTCTTTTGATGATCTTGATACTTTACTGGTTAATAGCGGCAAAAAGTCCCTCACAAACCAAGGCTTCAACAGCAACACCTTTTGGAAAAGCACAAGCGCATGTTCAGTCACTACTTTGGAGTGTAAAAGACTTTTATAAACATCAAAATAAGGTTTTTTGGTATTCTTACTTACTTTTTGCACTACATTGGATTATTGGCAGCCTTGAATTCTATTATATTCTACAATTTTTGGGCGTTTCAGTACAACCAATACATGGTTTAATAGTAGATATGAGCGTCATTGTGCTAAAAAGCATCGGTGCTTTTATTCCAGGACAGCTGGGCGTTGAAGAAATCGCCAATAAGCTCCTACTCCATATGATCGGTATTACAGGAGGTAGTATTTGGCTCAGTGCTTCATTATTACGTCGCGGCCGACAGCTCACCTGGGTAGCACTGGGTTTTATATTTTATCTATGCATCAAAAAGAAACCAGTACATGTACCCCTCTGA
- a CDS encoding glycosyltransferase family 4 protein yields the protein MEKQSFELINTAALYLKVHTLVYDNREPLLAFFFQLNRRILAKINDNPGIKLIHFNDGLIASFASFHKGYTHLKRAATLHGLDIVFPLRYFQRKIIPRFNTFDQLIAVSQATADAAELRGIDPTKIIVIPNGVDPIHHSTQDNKQADENKPYFITLGRPVKRKGFSWLMKHVIPAIQGDFKLLMVGPFDQKPQWKERLLQLTPKKINHLITLFLGFPTDQGAIRKLLKAYPEKIEHLGKVPFEQLQSLLTNAQAFLMPNIEMAGDMEGFGLVCLEASTAGTIVVAAELEGITSAVTHNYNGLLLPSENQNAWIEQLQAILKDPVHYKKLSLQFKQNTLKQYSWDIMARSYCQSFADLVTAADK from the coding sequence ATGGAAAAGCAAAGCTTTGAACTCATCAATACTGCAGCCCTTTACTTGAAAGTACACACCTTAGTCTATGACAATCGGGAACCCCTTTTAGCCTTCTTCTTCCAGCTGAATCGCCGCATTCTAGCCAAAATTAACGATAACCCCGGCATCAAGCTTATCCACTTTAATGATGGATTAATTGCGTCCTTCGCCTCTTTTCACAAAGGATATACCCATTTAAAACGTGCTGCCACGCTTCACGGTCTGGATATCGTTTTTCCACTTCGTTATTTTCAACGTAAGATCATACCGCGGTTTAACACTTTTGATCAGCTTATTGCCGTTAGCCAAGCCACCGCCGACGCCGCAGAGTTACGCGGTATCGATCCAACCAAGATCATTGTTATACCCAACGGTGTAGATCCGATACACCACTCCACTCAAGACAATAAACAGGCCGACGAAAATAAGCCTTATTTTATCACTTTGGGACGCCCTGTTAAACGGAAGGGCTTCTCGTGGTTGATGAAACATGTCATCCCCGCGATTCAGGGCGATTTCAAATTACTAATGGTGGGGCCATTCGATCAAAAACCGCAATGGAAAGAACGCCTATTGCAGCTTACACCAAAAAAGATAAATCATTTAATCACCCTATTCCTCGGATTTCCCACCGATCAAGGGGCCATCCGAAAATTACTGAAAGCATACCCCGAAAAAATTGAACATCTTGGAAAAGTTCCATTCGAACAACTGCAAAGCCTCCTGACCAACGCACAGGCCTTTTTGATGCCCAATATTGAAATGGCCGGTGATATGGAAGGCTTTGGGCTCGTCTGCCTAGAAGCTTCCACAGCAGGCACAATTGTTGTTGCCGCCGAATTAGAAGGAATTACAAGCGCCGTTACACACAATTACAATGGGCTTCTCCTGCCAAGCGAAAACCAAAACGCATGGATCGAACAACTTCAAGCCATTTTAAAAGATCCAGTCCACTATAAGAAGCTAAGCCTACAATTTAAACAGAATACCCTAAAACAATATAGCTGGGATATTATGGCCAGATCCTATTGCCAATCATTTGCAGACTTAGTTACAGCAGCAGATAAATAA
- a CDS encoding sterol desaturase family protein, with product MYTEKLNFLAFIIPLFLILMVLEYGYSLKKQKRFYSFDESISNLNVGIVERMCDMFSVSLFYFFFVWVYQNFAIFQIEANVWTWVILFLFTDFLWYWYHRYSHEINLLWAAHVVHHQSEDYNFTVAARITIFQAVFRSLFWAFIPLLGFPPFMMTAILLIHGVYPFFSHTQTVGNLGILERLFVTPSHHRVHHSSNEIYLDKNYGDILIIWDKLFGTFISEQKEEPCVYGLTKPIHRYTFLWQHFHYLFEIGLSFKRAKGFENKMRTIFGKPDDIQPEIREELEERIFAGAKPQVHAQALSRYIFFQSMLTMTLLFFFLLYGNYQQLIQLVIGGGFILCSVICIGGLLEHEDWVFPLEMLRLFLLLLYIALTFYSPLGLVLVGCFALIQLIFYRPLAVRYKKVLRLERR from the coding sequence ATGTATACGGAAAAACTTAATTTTTTGGCATTTATCATTCCCTTATTTTTAATTCTGATGGTGTTGGAATATGGGTATAGCCTCAAAAAACAGAAACGTTTTTATTCTTTTGATGAATCGATCTCAAATCTTAATGTTGGTATCGTTGAGCGTATGTGTGATATGTTTTCCGTTAGTTTATTTTACTTTTTTTTCGTTTGGGTGTATCAAAATTTTGCGATATTTCAGATTGAAGCTAATGTTTGGACCTGGGTTATACTTTTCCTATTTACAGATTTTCTCTGGTATTGGTATCATCGCTATAGCCATGAAATAAACCTATTGTGGGCTGCGCACGTTGTACATCACCAAAGTGAAGATTATAACTTTACGGTGGCGGCCCGGATCACCATATTTCAAGCCGTTTTCCGTTCGCTATTTTGGGCTTTTATCCCCCTTTTGGGGTTCCCGCCCTTTATGATGACCGCTATTCTGTTGATTCATGGCGTGTATCCATTTTTCTCCCATACGCAGACTGTTGGAAATTTGGGTATTTTGGAGCGGCTATTTGTAACGCCTTCCCATCATCGGGTGCATCATAGCAGCAACGAAATCTATCTGGATAAGAATTATGGGGATATCCTGATTATTTGGGATAAGCTGTTTGGAACATTTATATCGGAACAAAAGGAGGAGCCTTGTGTCTATGGGCTCACAAAGCCCATTCACCGCTATACTTTTCTATGGCAGCATTTTCATTATTTATTTGAAATTGGTTTGTCATTTAAGCGGGCGAAAGGATTTGAGAACAAAATGCGGACTATATTCGGTAAGCCTGACGATATACAGCCTGAAATTCGCGAAGAACTGGAAGAGCGCATATTTGCCGGAGCTAAGCCGCAAGTTCATGCGCAGGCGTTAAGCCGCTATATCTTTTTTCAGTCCATGTTGACGATGACACTTCTTTTTTTCTTTCTGCTTTATGGTAATTATCAGCAACTGATACAACTCGTTATTGGCGGGGGATTTATTCTTTGTAGTGTTATTTGTATTGGAGGACTTCTAGAACATGAAGACTGGGTTTTTCCACTTGAGATGCTGCGGTTATTCTTATTACTACTGTATATTGCTCTAACTTTTTATTCACCATTGGGACTTGTTTTGGTAGGATGTTTCGCTTTGATTCAATTGATTTTTTATCGACCGTTAGCAGTTCGCTATAAAAAAGTTTTGCGTCTTGAAAGACGTTGA
- a CDS encoding MDR family MFS transporter has translation MENLNQQDSLVEYGFRRVVITITAVLCALLEIVDTTIVNVALNDMKGSLGATLTDVAWVITAYAIANVIVIPMTSWLSQQFGRRNYFAASIIIFTVSSFLCGNATNIWELVAFRFIQGMGGGALLVTAQTIITESYPKEKRSMAQAIYGMGVIIGPTLGPPLGGYIIDNFSWPYIFYINVPLGIIATLLTLSFVRSPKYSQKQSAKEVDWFGMIFLIMFIGSLQFVLEHGQQDDWFDDPLILGLSILSVFGLLFFIWRELVYDKPIVNLRVLKDKNLQVGVVMSFILGFGLFGSTFIIPIYTQSILGWTATDAGLLLLPSSIMTGIMMPFIGKMIQNGVPQKYMVAVGLSIFFGFCFWMYSLMTNDTGAEHMFWPLILRGVGLGLLFVPVMTLSLSTLHGKSIGEGAAFTGMMRQLGGSFGIALITTFIARDSQKHRVDLVANLDPSKFDVQQRVQQLQMSFQAKGFSPNEALAKAHQILDMSVMKQATVLSYMDVFLYLGVVFLLCVPFVLMIKQGKTQIDMSSVH, from the coding sequence ATGGAAAATTTAAATCAACAAGATAGTCTGGTTGAATATGGTTTTCGACGTGTTGTAATCACGATTACGGCGGTGCTTTGTGCGCTGTTGGAAATCGTGGATACAACCATCGTCAACGTGGCTCTGAACGACATGAAAGGTTCGTTGGGAGCGACATTGACGGATGTGGCATGGGTTATCACGGCTTACGCAATTGCCAACGTAATTGTGATTCCGATGACCAGCTGGTTGTCCCAACAATTTGGACGAAGAAATTACTTCGCGGCTTCTATTATCATATTCACAGTATCTTCATTTTTATGTGGTAACGCGACCAATATTTGGGAGCTTGTTGCATTTCGTTTTATACAAGGGATGGGCGGGGGAGCGTTGTTAGTAACAGCGCAGACCATTATTACAGAGAGTTACCCGAAGGAAAAACGTAGTATGGCTCAGGCTATCTATGGTATGGGGGTAATTATTGGTCCAACGCTAGGCCCACCGTTAGGTGGATATATTATCGATAATTTCTCCTGGCCATATATATTCTATATCAATGTGCCGTTAGGGATTATTGCGACCTTGTTGACCTTATCTTTTGTGCGCAGTCCTAAATATAGCCAAAAGCAATCTGCAAAGGAAGTGGATTGGTTTGGTATGATCTTTTTGATCATGTTTATTGGTTCCCTTCAGTTTGTATTGGAACATGGACAACAGGATGATTGGTTTGACGATCCCTTGATTTTAGGCTTGTCAATCTTGTCTGTTTTCGGACTATTGTTCTTTATATGGCGGGAATTGGTCTATGATAAACCCATTGTTAACTTGCGGGTATTGAAGGATAAGAATTTGCAGGTTGGTGTAGTGATGAGTTTTATTCTTGGTTTCGGCTTGTTTGGATCGACTTTTATTATTCCAATCTATACACAGTCGATATTGGGATGGACGGCCACAGACGCAGGTTTGTTATTGTTGCCAAGTTCAATCATGACCGGTATCATGATGCCTTTTATTGGGAAGATGATCCAAAATGGTGTTCCCCAAAAATATATGGTTGCCGTAGGACTAAGTATCTTTTTTGGCTTCTGTTTTTGGATGTACAGTCTCATGACCAATGATACGGGAGCAGAGCACATGTTTTGGCCCCTAATTCTCCGTGGAGTTGGCTTAGGATTGTTGTTCGTACCTGTCATGACACTCTCCCTATCGACATTACATGGTAAGTCAATCGGTGAAGGAGCTGCCTTTACAGGGATGATGCGCCAGCTGGGTGGTTCGTTTGGTATAGCCTTAATTACGACATTTATTGCCCGTGATAGCCAAAAACATCGCGTCGATCTGGTGGCTAATTTAGATCCAAGCAAGTTTGATGTGCAACAACGGGTGCAACAATTGCAAATGAGCTTTCAGGCGAAAGGTTTTTCGCCCAATGAAGCTTTGGCCAAAGCACACCAGATACTCGATATGAGCGTGATGAAACAGGCTACTGTATTATCCTACATGGATGTGTTTTTGTATCTGGGTGTGGTATTTTTGCTGTGTGTCCCCTTTGTTTTGATGATCAAACAAGGAAAGACGCAGATCGATATGTCCAGTGTGCATTAG